From Kiritimatiellia bacterium:
CGGCCGGTTTGATTTTGGGGGGCGGCGGGGTAAAGACAAAAACGTCCAGTTCTTGCGCTGGAACGAGGTGCCGCCATAAAAAAGCCTGCATCCTGTCTTCCGCCGGCGCGGCGGCGCGGACGACCTCTTGCGTGCCGATAATCGCGCGGCCTTCTACGAGCAGGGGGACCGGCTCTATTGTCCCGGCCAGGCTGGTTTTCAACGCAACCCGCGCCACTTCCTGGGCGCCGCTGATGCGGCCGCTTAACGCAAATCCCTCCGGCGCGTTTTTCAGGGAGAGCTTGATTTCGCCGGCAAATCCGTCGCGCCGGACGGCACGGATGGTTACAGGGGAGGATCCTTTGTCGCGGATATTGACGCCGGAAGGCGTAACGCGCAAGGCGAAATCAGGCTGGGGCGCGCTGATGCGCAGGCGGTAGGCGTATTCATTTCCGCCTTTCTGCTGGGCGTCGCTTAACTGGACAAAGTAGACTCCGTTGGAAGGCAAGGCGGCGCGGATATAGGAATCCGCATGGTGCGTGTTCAGTCCCGAGCAGATGTCCTCGTAGTCGTCGTTTAATTCCAGGCAGTTGCCGGCGGCGTCAATGAGTTTCAGAATGGAATCCAGAGGGGAATCCAGACGGCGCGCCTTGACTTCCAGCACAATCTCGTCGCCGGCCCGGCCTTCAAAGCGGAACATGTCCCGGTTGCCGGGTGTTTCAATCCGGCCGTTAATAATAACGGGCGGCGTTACTTCCTGCGCGGAGGCGGGTGTATCGTGGATCCCTTTCTCAAAACATTCCGGCAGGGTGTCCAGGGCAAAAGGCAATGGATTGGAAAGCCCCCCCTTTTTTCCGCGCGCGGTGATTGCATGTGTGCCCGGTTCTTGCGCGGCAATATCGGGCGTTATGCTGTTTTCGGCTAGATTCCAGCCGTTGATTTCCACTGTTGTTTGTGTCCCCGCCCGCCCGCCGAGGGGGAAAATACTTGTCAGGAACGGAAGCTCGCCGATGGCAACGCGATAGACAAAATCCTCGCGGCCGCGGTAGACGGCGTCGTGGATGGCGAGGACATATTCGCCGTCGGCGGGCACTTCGTAAAGGATAACCGGGTCGGGCTTGAACCGGTAATCGTCATTATACGCCGCTTCCCTGCCCGCCGCATTGTAAAGCGTCAATACGGCCTGGAACCAGCCGGGGACGGCGTCGGCCAGATAAGGAATCAGTTCCCGCGCTTGGGCGCTGATGACCAGGCGCTGGCCCTTGCGCGCCCCGAAGCGGAACCGGTCAACGGTACCGGAATAAATCTGGCCGTTGAGAATGCAAGGCGTCTTTACGCGCGCCTCCGTGGCGTTATCTGCGTCGTCTGCATGTTTGTCCGGCGGCGACCGGTTTTCCGCCTCCGTTGCCGTCATCATCATCGTGTCCGCCATTTCCATGGCGTGTTCTTGTTTTTGAACGCGTTTTTTCATGCGGACGGTCTCCTGTTCCTTGCCGAGCACCTGTTGCGGACTGGTCGGCAGGGGCGGGGCTGCGAATTCTGGAAGCTGGCTCACATTAAAGACGAGCGGGTTTGAAATGCCGCGCGCGGTAACCAGCCTTATTTCTCGCCGGCCGGGCGCCGCATCGGATGCGATTGTTATCGCCACGATTACACGGTTGGCAATTGCCATGCTGGCCGGCCGGCGGACGTCCTCGCTGATGATTTTTTCAAGCTTTGCGATCAGTTTTTCTGTTTTTTCATCTGGTTTTTGAGCGGGCGTCTTTTTCAGCTCCTTCAGTTGTTCCCGCAAGAGCGCGATCTGCTGGTTGCTCAACATTTTGTTATACTCCACTATGCCGGCCCGGACGCCGGGGCCGGAGACATGCGCGCCGCAGACGCCGTCCAGAAACTGTCCGCCGATTGTTGCCTGGAAAGAGGCGCCCTGTCGTCCGCCGGCGGGATAAACAAAACCGATGTACGGCCGTTGCTGGGCGCACGCCGTTAACGCCGCGAGGACGACCAGTGCCGCGGCCGCGTATTGCCGGAATTCTTTCATTATAACTCCATGATTTCTTTCAGACGGCCGGCCGACTTCGCTCCTTTTTCGTCGGGCGCCAGCACGCGGGCGTCAAGCCCGAGGGGGTGGGGCAGTTTTGTATCGGTATCTATGCCGGCCAGATCATAGATGCTGCCGAGAAGGTCAATCGGATACACGGGCCGTTCCTTGATTTCCTCGCCTTTTTCATCCGAGGCGCCGACGATCCGGCCGCCCTTGAATCCGCCCCCGGCCACGAGGACGGAAAAGACATTGCCGTAATGTCCGCGCCCGCCGTTCCAGGGCGGCTGCCAGTCAACCTTCGGGGTGCGGCCAAACTCGCCGCAGCACCAGACGATTGTATCTTTCAGCAGACCGCGGTCGGACAAATCCTGAAGAAGCATGGCCAGCCCCTGGTCCAAATGCGGGCATTGCCGGCGCATGGTCTGGAAATGATTGGAGTGCGTATCCCATCCGCCGGGATAGTTGATGGTCACGTAAACGACGCCGGCTTCCACCAGCCGCCGCGCCATGAGGCAGTCCTGGCCGAAAGTATTGCGGCCATATCGGTTTCGCAATTCCGGATCTTCCCGGGAGAGATCAAACACGTCCTTGCCCTTGCCGAGAATAAGGTCATAGGCTTGCCGCTCGGCTTCCCGGGCAACCGCCAGTTCCGGATTGCCCTCCATGAGGTTGCCCATGGTGTTCATCTTCTGCAGAAATTCGCGCCGGGCTTTCTGGCGCTCGTCGCTGATGCCCCGGGCAACGACGCCTTCCACCTCAAAGCGGGACGCGTTCGGGTCGCCGCCCGTGGCAAAAGGCTTGTAACGCGAGCTTAAAAAACCCGATTCGGGAAATCTTCCCTGCGATTGCGTCAGCACCACATAGGGCGGAATCAGGCCTTTATAGCCAGCCTGGTATCCCTTAAGGAGCGCGAAAATGGCGCCGATGCACGGATAGGAAATCTGTTCGCCGGGCAGATGGCCGGTCTGCATCAGGTAGGCCGCCGTTTCATGGCCGTTGTTATGATGCGTCATGCTGCGGATGATGGAATATTTGTCGGCTTGCCTGGCCAGCGCGGGAAACAACTCGCTGATCTGTATTCCGTCCACGTTGGTCGGGAGCGTGCCCTTGAACTGACCGGTGTAGTCATAACCCGCGTTTGGTTTCGGGTCCCAGGTGTCCGTGTGCGACATTCCGCCCCATAAAAAAATTTGGATAACCGCCTTGGCTTTTTGACGGGGCTGGGTTTTTGCAACCTGCGCGGCGCTGACGGGAGCCGCAAAAGACAGTTTATCGGCCATGAAAAGGCCTGCCGCGAATATGAGACCGCGGCGCATGGCCTCGCGTCTGGATATTGACGCGCTGAAATCGCGAAAAATATCCGCCGGATCAAAACCGGAAAAATTGCGCTTTGTTTTGTTTTTAGCGCCCATATGTTTGATTCGTTCCTGTCATCCGCGTCCGGCCGGGCCGGAATTGTTTTTATCAATGACGGTAAAGAAATTCATCGCTGTTGATCAAAACCCAGGCGAGATCAATCCACGCCTCGCGTCCCTTTACCGCGCCCGCGCCGGCGTAGTCTGCCGCGATTTTTCGCTCGTCGTCCGTGGGGAAACGCGAAAGGATTGTCAGGTAAATGTTTTCCATGATTTCCCGCGGCGTCCGGCCGGTTTTGATGATTTTCTTGAGCTTGGGCCCCTGTTCCAGTTTGCGCTGGATATGGCTTGAATTAAGCATATGCATCCGTTGTATGGGCGAGGCCCGGTTAACGCGCTCGTTTTCCATGCCGGTGGCGCGCGCCGGCCGTCCGAACAACTCCAGGAAAGGGCTGGTGATGCTGCCGTCGGGCAGTGTGATTGCCCGTTTGTCTTCCGGAATGAAAGAGAACGGCTCCGGTATGGGACTGGTATAGAGTTCCGACGTTCCGGTAACCTTGTTGATCGCGTCAATCAATACCTCCGCGTCCAGCCGGCGCAGGGGATAAAAGGCGAAATTGGCCTCGGCCCCGGGGACGTCGGGCTTCGGGGGGATGGATGAAAACTGGTAGGTACTGGATTTCAGTATGAGCCGGCAGATGTGTTTCATGTCGTAGTTGTGCGCGGTAAATTCACTTTGCAGGA
This genomic window contains:
- a CDS encoding DUF1501 domain-containing protein; this translates as MGAKNKTKRNFSGFDPADIFRDFSASISRREAMRRGLIFAAGLFMADKLSFAAPVSAAQVAKTQPRQKAKAVIQIFLWGGMSHTDTWDPKPNAGYDYTGQFKGTLPTNVDGIQISELFPALARQADKYSIIRSMTHHNNGHETAAYLMQTGHLPGEQISYPCIGAIFALLKGYQAGYKGLIPPYVVLTQSQGRFPESGFLSSRYKPFATGGDPNASRFEVEGVVARGISDERQKARREFLQKMNTMGNLMEGNPELAVAREAERQAYDLILGKGKDVFDLSREDPELRNRYGRNTFGQDCLMARRLVEAGVVYVTINYPGGWDTHSNHFQTMRRQCPHLDQGLAMLLQDLSDRGLLKDTIVWCCGEFGRTPKVDWQPPWNGGRGHYGNVFSVLVAGGGFKGGRIVGASDEKGEEIKERPVYPIDLLGSIYDLAGIDTDTKLPHPLGLDARVLAPDEKGAKSAGRLKEIMEL